The following proteins are encoded in a genomic region of Haloarcula marina:
- a CDS encoding YihY/virulence factor BrkB family protein translates to MRVSRARVEEVLLAIVHEVRAEKVTFLAGSIAYHAFLSILPLLLLLLAVLQRTENLALRDSIVGIMQLVLTQQASDVIQQGLTEADASISILGIVILVWGALRIFRGLDTAFSDIYETERSNTFLDQLSDGILLLVTVGIAIIAASLVGNAISLDGDGLLTTLLRGALTTAGLFVVFYPMYYIFPDTDCSLVEVVPGTVFAAVGIAVAQVLFTTFKAGSAGGNLVASIVLLLTWLYVVGLVILLGVAINAVLSNRSGDVDIDPVLGGVPRRKGDGLTTVDRKALLTDLDELATLLRERDDPMTVRVAGEEFEIASPETARIESSTAVFGLDDSVGLTLRWWPDTDASQRDDEE, encoded by the coding sequence ATGCGCGTCAGTCGTGCCCGCGTCGAGGAAGTGTTGTTGGCAATCGTCCACGAAGTCAGAGCGGAGAAGGTGACCTTCCTCGCGGGGTCTATCGCCTACCACGCGTTTCTCTCGATACTCCCCCTGTTGTTGCTGTTGCTCGCCGTCCTCCAGCGAACGGAGAATCTCGCTCTCAGGGACTCTATCGTCGGTATCATGCAGTTGGTGCTGACCCAACAGGCCAGCGACGTCATCCAGCAGGGACTGACCGAGGCCGACGCATCCATCTCCATCCTCGGCATCGTCATCCTCGTCTGGGGGGCGCTCCGCATCTTCCGCGGCCTCGATACGGCCTTCTCGGACATCTACGAGACCGAACGCTCGAACACCTTCCTCGACCAACTCAGCGACGGCATCCTCCTGCTCGTGACCGTCGGCATCGCCATCATCGCCGCCAGCCTCGTCGGGAACGCCATCTCCCTCGACGGCGACGGACTCCTGACGACGCTCTTGCGGGGCGCGCTCACCACCGCCGGACTGTTCGTCGTCTTCTATCCGATGTACTACATCTTCCCCGACACCGACTGCTCGCTCGTCGAAGTCGTCCCCGGAACGGTCTTCGCCGCCGTCGGTATCGCCGTCGCGCAAGTCCTCTTCACGACGTTCAAAGCCGGGAGCGCGGGCGGGAACCTCGTCGCCAGCATCGTCCTCCTGCTGACGTGGCTGTACGTCGTCGGCCTCGTCATCCTGCTGGGCGTCGCCATCAACGCCGTCCTCTCGAACCGCTCGGGGGACGTGGACATCGACCCGGTGTTGGGCGGCGTCCCGCGGCGGAAAGGCGACGGCCTGACCACCGTCGACCGGAAGGCGCTCCTGACGGATTTAGACGAACTGGCGACGCTGCTGCGCGAACGCGACGACCCAATGACGGTTCGCGTCGCTGGCGAGGAGTTCGAAATCGCCTCGCCGGAGACGGCCCGCATCGAGTCCTCGACGGCGGTCTTCGGCCTCGACGACTCGGTGGGGCTGACGCTGCGCTGGTGGCCCGATACGGACGCCTCACAGCGCGACGACGAGGAGTGA
- a CDS encoding universal stress protein, giving the protein MYEIVVGIDRNENRARAQATELVEMPLDCEATHVTLVHDFEDNPEAATVTQVGSVRRAREILEDAGIAVSLEGRTGEPAAELLAVADEFDADLLVVGGRKRSPAGKALFGSVTQQVVLGTERPVLVCSDRTA; this is encoded by the coding sequence ATGTACGAGATAGTCGTCGGCATCGACCGCAACGAGAACCGAGCGCGCGCACAGGCGACGGAACTGGTCGAGATGCCCCTCGACTGCGAGGCGACGCACGTCACGCTGGTCCACGATTTCGAAGACAACCCCGAGGCCGCCACCGTGACGCAGGTGGGTTCGGTTCGACGGGCGCGCGAGATTCTCGAAGACGCCGGTATCGCCGTCTCGCTCGAAGGGCGGACCGGGGAACCAGCAGCGGAACTGTTGGCAGTCGCCGACGAGTTCGACGCCGACCTCCTCGTGGTCGGCGGCCGCAAGCGCTCACCGGCGGGGAAGGCGCTGTTCGGGAGCGTCACCCAACAGGTCGTCCTCGGAACAGAGCGGCCGGTGCTGGTCTGTAGCGACCGGACGGCGTAG
- a CDS encoding signal recognition particle protein Srp54 has product MVLDDLGSSLRGTLDDLRGKSRISEEDIEDIVKEIQRSLLQADVDVSLVQELSSNIKTRALDEDPPAGTTPRDWVLRIVYEELVDLVGESTDLPLEEQTIMLAGLYGSGKTTTAAKMAWWFSTKGLRPAIIQTDTDRPGAYDQSKEMAERAEVDFYGDPDEDDPVKIAREGLAATENADVRIVDTAGRDGLNAELIEQIERIEQEVQPDRNLLVLDAAMGQSAKSQAADFQEAIGIDGVVITKLDGTAKGGGALAAVDETDSTIAFLGAGETVKDIERFEPSGFISRLLGMGDLKQLTERVERAMHETGEDEEDWDPEDMLEGQFTLKDMRKQMEAMNNMGPLDQVMDMIPGLGGGLMDQLPDNAMDVTQERMRDFEVIMESMTEEELENPRVVGQSRTERIARGSGKPEERVRELLQQHKQMDQMLKQFQGMGDGDMERMMKKMQQGGGGGGGMGGMGGGGMGPFGD; this is encoded by the coding sequence ATGGTACTCGACGATTTGGGCAGTTCTCTCCGGGGGACGCTCGACGACCTCAGGGGGAAGTCCCGCATCTCCGAGGAGGACATCGAGGACATCGTCAAGGAGATTCAGCGGTCGCTACTACAAGCCGACGTCGACGTTTCGCTCGTCCAAGAGCTCTCTTCGAACATCAAGACGCGCGCGCTCGACGAGGACCCGCCCGCCGGGACGACGCCGCGGGACTGGGTGCTCCGCATCGTCTACGAGGAACTCGTCGACCTCGTCGGCGAGTCGACGGACCTCCCGCTGGAAGAACAGACCATCATGCTCGCGGGCCTGTACGGGTCGGGGAAGACGACGACGGCGGCGAAGATGGCGTGGTGGTTCTCGACGAAGGGCCTGCGACCGGCCATCATCCAGACCGACACCGACCGCCCCGGCGCGTACGACCAATCGAAAGAGATGGCCGAGCGCGCCGAGGTGGACTTCTACGGCGACCCCGACGAGGACGACCCGGTGAAAATCGCCCGCGAGGGGCTGGCGGCGACGGAGAACGCCGACGTGCGCATCGTCGACACGGCGGGGCGTGACGGCCTGAACGCGGAACTCATCGAGCAGATAGAGCGCATCGAACAGGAGGTCCAACCGGACCGGAACCTCCTCGTGCTGGACGCCGCGATGGGCCAGAGCGCGAAGAGTCAGGCCGCGGACTTCCAGGAGGCCATCGGCATCGACGGCGTGGTCATCACGAAACTCGACGGGACGGCGAAGGGTGGCGGGGCACTCGCCGCCGTCGACGAGACGGACTCGACCATCGCCTTCCTCGGGGCCGGTGAGACGGTCAAGGACATCGAGCGTTTCGAGCCGTCGGGCTTCATCTCCCGACTGCTCGGGATGGGGGACCTGAAGCAACTCACCGAACGCGTCGAGCGGGCGATGCACGAGACGGGCGAGGACGAGGAAGACTGGGACCCCGAGGACATGCTGGAGGGGCAGTTCACCCTGAAAGACATGCGCAAGCAGATGGAGGCGATGAACAACATGGGGCCGCTCGACCAGGTGATGGACATGATTCCCGGCCTCGGCGGGGGGCTGATGGACCAACTGCCCGACAACGCGATGGACGTGACCCAAGAGCGGATGCGCGACTTCGAGGTCATCATGGAGTCGATGACCGAAGAGGAACTCGAAAATCCGCGCGTCGTCGGCCAATCTCGAACCGAGCGCATCGCCCGCGGGTCCGGCAAGCCCGAGGAGCGCGTGCGCGAACTGCTCCAGCAACACAAGCAGATGGACCAGATGCTCAAGCAGTTCCAGGGGATGGGCGACGGCGACATGGAGCGGATGATGAAGAAGATGCAGCAGGGCGGCGGCGGTGGCGGCGGCATGGGCGGGATGGGCGGCGGCGGGATGGGGCCGTTCGGCGACTGA
- a CDS encoding AEC family transporter, with protein sequence MAVLGQLGYMLAFLAAGVGLRRVGVLDDERTDLLTALAFYVALPALVFASTYGRPLGELVSPALLIGFWAVLASTVGLSWLLNRGRGDARKSVAVVQSYHGNMGFLGLPLVAATLGGDAAAVASVILGVGSLSFVFITVFLLIRLNDSDASLVGELRELLTNPVLLALAAGIGASLAGVGVPAAVLAGMDALSALALPLALLCIGGTLDTDLSLGSVRESASIVALKVVWMPALAWAVFSALGLGPTALAAAVVMLGVPTAVSTYVYTNELGGDAAFASLNVFVTTVASLGTLSVLVWLFG encoded by the coding sequence ATGGCCGTCCTCGGACAACTCGGGTACATGCTCGCCTTCCTCGCCGCTGGCGTGGGCCTGCGCCGCGTCGGCGTCTTGGACGACGAGCGGACGGACCTGCTGACCGCGCTGGCCTTCTACGTCGCCCTGCCCGCGCTCGTGTTCGCCTCGACGTACGGGCGACCGCTCGGCGAACTCGTCTCGCCCGCCCTGCTGATCGGCTTTTGGGCGGTCCTCGCGTCGACGGTCGGTCTCAGTTGGCTCCTCAACCGCGGCCGCGGCGACGCCCGCAAGAGCGTCGCCGTCGTCCAGTCCTACCACGGCAACATGGGCTTTCTCGGCCTGCCGCTGGTGGCCGCGACGCTGGGCGGGGACGCCGCCGCCGTCGCCAGCGTCATCCTCGGCGTGGGTTCGCTGAGCTTCGTCTTCATCACCGTCTTCCTCTTGATTCGGCTGAACGACAGCGACGCGTCGCTCGTGGGCGAACTCCGCGAACTGCTGACCAACCCGGTGTTGCTGGCGCTGGCGGCCGGTATCGGTGCATCGCTCGCGGGCGTCGGCGTTCCGGCGGCGGTGCTGGCTGGGATGGACGCCCTCTCCGCACTCGCGCTCCCCCTCGCCCTGCTCTGTATCGGCGGGACGCTCGATACGGACCTCTCGCTCGGGTCGGTTCGGGAGAGCGCCAGCATCGTCGCGCTCAAGGTGGTGTGGATGCCCGCGCTGGCGTGGGCCGTCTTCTCCGCACTCGGACTCGGACCGACGGCGCTGGCCGCCGCCGTCGTCATGCTCGGCGTCCCAACCGCCGTCTCGACGTACGTCTACACGAACGAACTCGGTGGCGACGCCGCCTTCGCCTCGCTCAACGTCTTCGTGACGACGGTAGCCTCGCTCGGAACGCTCTCCGTGCTCGTCTGGCTGTTCGGCTGA
- a CDS encoding cupin domain-containing protein, with protein sequence MGYHHIDPEDLPETADYPCDRRGIADAAELHALHAATYEMAPGEQLPRSYHYHQQREELFYVLTGTLHVETPEEEFVVPADEVFVAEPESPHRAFTPADADGPTKVLGVGAPKTDIALPYDPDSED encoded by the coding sequence ATGGGCTACCACCACATCGACCCCGAGGACCTCCCCGAGACAGCGGACTACCCGTGTGACCGCCGCGGTATCGCCGATGCCGCCGAACTCCACGCGCTCCACGCCGCCACCTACGAGATGGCCCCCGGCGAGCAGTTGCCCCGGAGTTACCACTACCACCAGCAACGCGAGGAACTGTTCTACGTCCTCACCGGCACGCTCCACGTCGAGACGCCCGAGGAGGAGTTCGTCGTCCCCGCCGACGAGGTGTTCGTCGCCGAACCCGAGAGCCCACACCGGGCGTTCACCCCCGCCGACGCCGACGGCCCGACGAAGGTGCTCGGCGTCGGCGCGCCGAAGACGGACATCGCGCTGCCGTACGACCCGGACAGCGAGGACTAA
- a CDS encoding bifunctional 4-hydroxy-2-oxoglutarate aldolase/2-dehydro-3-deoxy-phosphogluconate aldolase, with amino-acid sequence MTSKQAVQQGLIDSGVTAVLRGIPEEKMVDVAKAIHEGGVTALELTADAKRCSDMIAAVDKELEGTDAIIGAGTVMDAAAARNVIEAGAEFVLAPNLNEDVIDVCNREGVVVVPGVMTPSEAADAMEAGADILKMFPASTVGPGHIGALQGPLGDIPIMPTGGVSVDNVAEYFDAGAVAVGAGSALVDYEAIENDDMDQVRESAAAFVEAVEAARE; translated from the coding sequence ATGACGAGCAAACAGGCAGTTCAGCAGGGACTCATCGACAGCGGCGTCACCGCCGTCCTCCGCGGCATCCCCGAGGAGAAGATGGTCGACGTAGCGAAGGCCATCCACGAGGGCGGCGTCACGGCGCTGGAACTCACCGCCGACGCCAAGCGGTGTTCGGACATGATTGCCGCCGTCGACAAGGAACTGGAAGGCACGGACGCCATCATCGGCGCTGGCACCGTGATGGACGCCGCCGCCGCGCGCAACGTCATCGAGGCCGGGGCGGAGTTCGTCCTCGCGCCGAACCTCAACGAGGACGTCATCGACGTGTGCAACCGCGAGGGTGTCGTCGTCGTCCCCGGCGTCATGACGCCCAGCGAGGCCGCCGACGCGATGGAGGCGGGCGCAGACATCCTGAAGATGTTCCCGGCCTCCACCGTCGGCCCGGGCCACATCGGCGCGCTCCAGGGACCGCTCGGCGACATCCCCATCATGCCGACCGGCGGCGTCTCCGTCGACAACGTCGCAGAGTACTTCGACGCCGGTGCCGTCGCCGTCGGCGCTGGCTCCGCCCTCGTCGACTACGAGGCCATCGAGAACGACGACATGGACCAAGTGCGCGAGAGCGCCGCCGCGTTCGTCGAGGCCGTCGAGGCCGCGAGAGAGTAG